In one Nicotiana sylvestris chromosome 8, ASM39365v2, whole genome shotgun sequence genomic region, the following are encoded:
- the LOC104239626 gene encoding RNA polymerase sigma factor sigB-like, with translation MSCLLPQFKCLPDTFALSFKTHQQSAPQRSKGRDPSQLWTQCVLSTSSTAAATVLDIEKLQLPSIDRSWKTPLVNATTTEVDVQKLKLQSLEAHSPGYSGGVALSTEANTKAALATENLLTGEEAVIAAAAAEAVALAKAALKVAKDAVMMVGHNNSDDTVAGVDTTQLLERFQPGETGRNSIVGELKASEMRWSESNSSGNSHTDSEDLEPTHEELELLQTELLNGIAVRSKRQNERKARRARAVERAAANVVSVKSGSAGRKKRASVQDVDYSDPLRYLRGTTSTSRLLTASEEHKLSEGIQELLKLERLQEELAERCGGQPTSAQWAAAAGVDLKTLRKHINYGILCKDKMIKSNIRLVISIAKNYQGAGMNLQDLVQEGCRGLVRGAEKFDASKGFKFSTYAHWWIKQAVRKSLSDQSRTIRLPFHMVEATYRVKEARKQLYSENGRHPDEEELAEATGLSMKRLTAAMLTPKAPRSLDQKIGFNQNLKPSEVIADPEAETSEETLIKQFMKQDLQKVLDTLNPRERQVIRWRFGLEDGRMKTLQEIGELMSVSRERIRQIESSAFRKLKNKKRTKNLQQYITA, from the exons ATGTCTTGCCTATTGCCTCAATTCAAGTGTCTGCCTGATACTTTTGCCCTTAGCTTCAAAACCCATCAACAGTCTGCCCCTCAACGCT CAAAAGGTAGAGATCCTTCTCAATTGTGGACTCAATGTGTCTTATCCACTTCATCAACAGCGGCAGCTACAGTGCTTGATATTGAGAAGCTACAGTTACCATCTATAGACAGATCATGGAAAACACCATTGGTAAATGCCACAACCACAGAAGTAGATGTACAGAAGCTAAAATTGCAGTCATTGGAGGCTCATTCACCAGGATACAGTGGAGGAGTTGCTCTGTCCACTGAG GCAAACACTAAAGCTGCTTTAGCTACTGAAAATCTTCTTACGGGTGAAGAAGCTGTAatagctgctgctgctgctgaagCAGTTGCTTTGGCAAAAGCTGCATTAAAAGTTGCAAAAGATGCTGTGATGATGGTCGGCCATAACAACTCAGATGACACTGTGGCAGGTGTGGATACTACCCAGCTGCTTGAGAGGTTTCAACCTGGCGAGACGGGGCGAAACAGCATAGTTGGGGAGCTAAAGGCAAGTGAGATGAGATGGAGCGAAAGTAATTCATCCGGAAACTCACATACAGATTCTGAGGACCTGGAACCAACACATGAAGAGCTGGAACTTCTTCAAACAGAGCTTTTAAATGGTATAGCTGTAAGATCTAAGCGTCAAAATGAACGGAAGGCTAGAAGAGCGAGAGCAGTAGAGAGGGCTGCAGCCAATGTTGTGTCAGTGAAGTCTGGCTCCGCAGGCCGAAAAAAGCGTGCGTCAGTACAGGATGTTGATTACTCTGATCCATTGCGTTACTTGAGAGGAACAACAAGTACTTCTAGGCTGCTCACTGCATCTGAAGAACATAAGTTGTCAGAAGGAATACAG GAGCTACTGAAGTTGGAAAGGCTTCAGGAGGAGCTTGCAGAGCGCTGTGGGGGTCAGCCCACTTCCGCACAATGGGCTGCTGCAGCCGGAGTTGACCTGAAGACCCTACGGAAGCATATAAACTATGGAATTCTTTGTAAAGATAAAATGATTAAGAGCAACATAAGGCTTGTTATATCCATTGCCAAAAATTATCAAGGGGCAGGAATGAATCTTCAAGATTTGGTTCAG GAAGGATGTCGTGGCCTTGTAAGGGGTGCTGAAAAGTTTGACGCTTCAAAGGGTTTTAAGTTCTCAACATACGCTCATTGGTGGATTAAACAGGCTGTTAGGAAGTCGCTTTCTGATCAATCTAGGACAATTCGGTTGCCG TTTCACATGGTCGAGGCAACTTATAGAGTTAAGGAAGCAAGAAAGCAATTATATAGTGAAAATGGTAGACATCCTGATGAGGAGGAACTAGCTGAAGCAACGGGATTGTCAATGAAGAGGCTCACTGCTGCGATGCTAACTCCTAAAGCTCCGAGATCACTTGACCAGAAAATTGGATTCAACCAAAATCTCAAACCTTCG GAAGTGATTGCAGACCCTGAAGCCGAAACATCAGAAGAGACATTGATCAAGCAGTTCATGAAACAGGACCTACAGAAGGTTTTAGATACCCTGAATCCAAGGGAGAGGCAGGTTATTCGATGGCGATTTGGACTGGAAGATGGGAGGATGAAGACATTGCAAGAGATTGGGGAATTAATGAGCGTAAGCCGGGAGAGAATCAGGCAAATTGAGTCTAGTGCATTCCGCAAGttaaagaacaagaaaagaaCGAAAAATTTGCAGCAATATATTACTGCTTAA